One Anopheles marshallii chromosome 3, idAnoMarsDA_429_01, whole genome shotgun sequence genomic region harbors:
- the LOC128711106 gene encoding protein bunched, class 2/F/G isoform has protein sequence MSRSSSMAENTVSNSLPPSSAQSKVTVGGSGPASGGAGGMHHHHHHHHHHHHNHHKSMDMGGTGKAGGGGSKHHTNVIHRTTSESLRLGGGGAGSGSTMNNSVSGSTGGASTMGSSGGNGNMGSNENSVSSSMLNSSTSANSISRKSGSTSTGGGAGHGGAGGGGIGGGAAGPGGKTSSFTITSVIVGPGKHSADNGDDSADDLDESHTDDNSRITDFENETPSFSEDTFSKEDVFFTNAIGSVPVIPTSSQYGLAIVAPNDRTHGGEVLADAMHVSVTDGGINIMGHGKGEMSDGKELHHRNERFKVVKIESTEPFKRGRWVCMDYLDHTTLQQPKEISTGAEGNEAVGGGTNASVTTQDSGVGMNDNASFAPSDGTVANELPSMDYHPNAVNSSPVVVGSSVAASTSTNTASNVNSTLHGMLNNESPGQSLNLPLAGGNTSGGGAAGATGNTATSHVQSTNTAGQGNGTVSGGTGIPHSLPQSQLQNALAGQQPQQQNAAYSQGQQGQSQYYPHTMTNLADLNQQSVSNPQAHQHHQHGATLPSNMQIHPQPQPPQQQQQPSNTAVSSNNILPPLVAPIPTSQEMNIIINNPTIQSSFPSPHQQFKPQQPQQTASQTNSPVVVPTSLLDNNATVTGETVPLNNATSGTTILSPSTGTGNAGSAISSTTGGGSAHDTAGSVSIVTDPLMNSSPSATSSPVTSSAQIIPQPAPFAPPPGAGASTAAIGDPSSTVAQNATPAPNSVTSGSNSNTAVGGGTTTSNGVVAAGSPSSTGAIGSASSIAVASVAGSSGTDQLSSEAKLLSAVSGVTAGTAAGDGEDPEKANAEDGESSSGLQAQQQLPSLPSAKQQQQHPLSANAFPDANASNDNFQNASLDRGVMLAALQPQIAQQPQQMPQQPAPQQYPQYHTPLYHENADKLSKAYSLPPSMSAAAKESLRKELAQSRLEQQQQQHAARKFQPVARAFNVVITSGSTTGTTNPSSTTQVSGPTNTSNIYTNIALGKSIQNLMKPTPILATAVANRLTGGSLTRSVGALGSCRELPEGTPAPEATGYCRAASSLLSNFTGSNSVSACTATYPHRCVQDLIKEELGGSRLSKAGSMINMSTDSELFTADGSQSHPASGRSSPAYLQGTTPVGSPPRFLNTLGPSYSGGGGGGSARVSRAPSPSVLHASAGGEHASASGTSAVAIDNKIEQAMDLVKSHLMFAVREEVEVLKERISELMDRINQLEYENGILKANASQETLAQLTTGGNSVAAAPTVAATVQQQVTTTTTANAGSTKAPTSSANPANGSVS, from the exons ATGAGTAGAAGCAGCAGTATGGCCGAAAACACGGTCTCCAACAGCCTACCACCGTCGTCTGCCCAGTCAAAGGTCACGGTCGGGGGTAGCGGTCCAGCTTCCGGTGGAGCAGGAGgaatgcatcatcatcaccatcaccatcatcatcatcaccacaatCACCATAAATCGATGGACATGGGCGGTACGGGCAAGGCTGGCGGAGGTGGAAGTAAACATCACACTAATGTAATTCACCGGACTACGAGTGAAAGTTTACGACTGGGTGGTGGAGGAGCCGGCAGTGGCTCTACAATGAACAACAGTGTTAGCGGCAGCACAGGTGGTGCATCCACGATGGGGAGTAGCGGTGGGAACGGCAACATGGGCAGCAACGAAAACTCTGTCAGCAGCAGTATGCTAAATTCGTCCACATCGGCGAACAGTATTTCGCGGAAGAGTGGTAGCACATCGACCGGCGGTGGCGCCGGTCATGGAGGAGCTGGAGGTGGTGgaattggtggtggtgctgctggacCCGGTGGCAAAACGTCGTCCTTCACGATCACATCGGTGATCGTTGGTCCGGGAAAGCACAGTGCCGACAATGGTGACGATTCGGCAGATGATCTGGATGAGTCGCACACCGACGATAACAGCCGGATAACGGACTTTGAGAATGAAACTCCCAGCTTTTCGGAGGACACCTTCAGTAAGGAGGATGTGTTCTTTACGAACGCGATCGGCAGTGTGCCAGTCATTCCGACCAGTTCACAGTACGGGTTGGCGATCGTAGCGCCGAATGATCGAACTCACGGTGGGGAGGTACTGGCCGACGCGATGCACGTCAGTGTTACGGACGGCGGCATCAACATCATGGGGCACGGCAAGGGTGAAATGAGTGACGGGAAGGAGCTGCATCATCGGAACGAGCGGTTTAAGGTGGTTAAGATTGAAAGTACGGAACCGTTCAAGCGTGGCCGGTGGGTGTGCATGGATTATCTCGACCATACGACGCTACAGCAGCCGAAAGAAATCTCGACCGGTGCGGAAGGCAATGAGGCGGTGGGCGGTGGCACGAATGCATCCGTTACCACGCAGGACAGTGGCGTTGGCATGAACGATAACGCTAGTTTCGCACCTTCGGACGGCACGGTGGCGAACGAGTTACCCAGTATGGATTACCATCCGAACGCGGTCAACTCATCGCCGGTAGTAGTGGGCAGTTCGGTAGCCGCATCGACGTCAACGAATACCGCCTCCAATGTAAACAGTACGCTACACGGAATGCTAAACAACGAATCTCCCGGCCAGAGTCTAAATCTTCCTCTCGCTGGTGGAAACACAAGCGGAGGTGGAGCTGCCGGAGCTACTGGCAACACTGCTACTAGTCACGTGCAGTCTACCAATACCGCGGGCCAAGGCAACGGTACCGTCAGTGGTGGGACAGGTATACCCCACAGTTTACCTCAGTCGCAGCTTCAGAATGCGCTGGCGGGCCAGCAACCGCAGCAACAAAACGCAGCGTACTCGCAAGGACAGCAAGGACAATCCCAATACTATCCTCACACGATGACGAACCTGGCTGACCTGAATCAGCAGTCTGTGTCGAACCCGCAAGCccatcaacaccatcaacaCGGTGCTACTCTTCCAAGTAACATGCAAATTCACCCGCAACCACAACCaccccagcagcaacagcagcccaGCAACACCGCTGTCTCTTCCAACAACATTCTTCCGCCACTGGTCGCGCCGATCCCAACATCACAGGAGATGAACATTATAATCAACAATCCGACCATCCAATCGAGCTTCCCGTCACCCCACCAGCAGTTTAAGCCACAGCAACCGCAACAAACAGCCTCCCAGACAAACTCGCCCGTCGTCGTTCCCACGTCCCTGCTCGACAACAATGCGACCGTCACCGGGGAAACCGTACCCCTGAACAATGCCACCTCGGGCACAACCATCCTTTCGCCATCCACCGGTACGGGCAATGCAGGTTCTGCCATCTCCTCGACTACTGGTGGCGGCAGTGCTCACGATACAGCTGGTTCTGTATCGATCGTCACGGATCCACTGATGAATTCTTCACCGTCGGCAACTTCCTCACCGGTGACTTCGTCCGCTCAGATAATTCCACAACCGGCACCGTTTGCACCTCCACCGGGTGCTGGTGCTTCGACCGCAGCGATCGGTGATCCTTCCTCCACGGTTGCACAGAACGCTACCCCGGCTCCCAATTCCGTTACtagcggcagcaacagcaacactgCTGTCGGTGGTGGTACCACCACTTCAAACGGTGTCGTCGCGGCTGGATCTCCGTCGTCTACCGGTGCTATCGGTTCGGCCAGTTCGATCGCCGTTGCGTCGGTCGCCGGTAGCTCGGGCACCGATCAGCTGTCGTCGGAAGCGAAACTATTATCAGCTGTATCTGGCGTTACGGCTggaactgctgctggtgatggcgAGGATCCAGAGAAGGCGAACGCTGAAGATGGCGAAAG CAGCAGCGGGTTGCAGGCGCAGCAGCAACTGCCGTCTCTGCCATCTgcaaagcaacagcagcagcacccgTTAAGCGCAAACGCTTTTCCCGATGCGAATGCGTCGAATGACAATTTCCAGAATGCTTCACTAGACAGAGGTGTTATGCTGGCAGCACTGCAGCCACAGATCGCTCAGCAGCCACAGCAAATGCCACAGCAGCCGGCACCGCAACAGTATCCGCAGTATCACACACCGTTGTATCACGAGAATGCGGACAAGCTCTCGAAAGCGTACTCACTGCCACCGTCTATGAGTGCGGCTGCGAAAGAATCGCTTCGGAAGGAACTTGCCCAAAGTCGTCtagagcagcaacagcaacagcacgcCGCACGCAAGTTCCAACCTGTTGCACGCGCTTTCAATGTTGTTATTACCTCTGGCAGTACAACCGGAACCACTAACCCTTCCAGCACAACGCAAGTTTCGGGTCCGACGAACACCAGCAACATCTACACCAATATTGCACTGGGAAAAAGCATCCAAAACCTCATGAAACCTACACCCATACTGGCGACGGCGGTGGCCAATCGCTTAACAGGAGGATCGCTAACACGTTCAGTCGGTGCCCTTGGGTCGTGTCGAGAGTTGCCAGAAGGTACGCCGGCACCGGAAGCAACCGGTTACTGTCGAGCCGCCAGCAGTCTGCTGAGCAATTTTACCGGCAGCAACAGCGTGAGTGCGTGCACGGCAACGTATCCGCATCGTTGTGTGCAGGATTTAATCAAGGAGGAGCTTGGCGGCAGCCGGCTGAGCAAGGCGGGAAGTATGATCAATATGAGCACCGATTCGGAACTGTTTACCGCCGACGGTTCACAGTCGCATCCTGCGTCGGGACGCTCGAGCCCAGCGTACCTGCAAGGAACAACGCCAGTCGGTAGTCCGCCACGATTCCTGAACACCCTCGGTCCCTCGTacagtggcggtggtggtggaggaagtGCCCGCGTTAGCCGAGCTCCCTCGCCCTCTGTTCTTCACGCAAGCGCTGGTGGCGAACACGCAag